One window of Caldisericum exile AZM16c01 genomic DNA carries:
- the hpt gene encoding hypoxanthine phosphoribosyltransferase, whose protein sequence is MHEDIEKILVSQEEIKKRVKELGEEISRDYKDKFPLFVCILRGAFVFLADLVREVHVPISVDFMAISSYGGKTESSGQVKILKDLDTPIEDRHVLIVEDIVDTGLTMDAVTRLLKTRKPKSIKICTLLDKVDRRIINIKVDYYGFRIPNSFVVGYGLDYEEKYRNLPYIGILKEKVYKGGSNN, encoded by the coding sequence ATGCATGAAGATATTGAAAAAATCCTCGTATCGCAAGAAGAGATTAAAAAGAGAGTTAAAGAATTAGGAGAGGAAATTTCAAGGGATTACAAGGACAAATTTCCTCTTTTTGTTTGCATTCTAAGAGGTGCTTTTGTATTTCTTGCTGATTTAGTAAGGGAAGTCCATGTTCCCATATCCGTTGATTTCATGGCGATTTCAAGTTATGGTGGTAAAACTGAGTCTAGTGGACAAGTAAAGATATTAAAAGATCTTGATACACCAATTGAAGATAGGCACGTTTTAATAGTGGAGGACATTGTTGATACTGGACTTACGATGGATGCAGTAACAAGATTATTAAAAACAAGAAAGCCAAAAAGTATAAAAATTTGCACATTATTGGACAAAGTTGATAGAAGAATTATAAATATTAAGGTTGATTACTATGGGTTTAGAATACCTAATAGTTTTGTTGTTGGTTATGGTCTTGATTATGAAGAAAAATACAGAAATTTGCCTTATATAGGCATCTTAAAAGAAAAAGTTTATAAGGGAGGTTCGAATAATTAA
- the ftsH gene encoding ATP-dependent zinc metalloprotease FtsH: MAPKNNNNLKNLMIREVIGWILLIIVLFFASKFLFGNSNTTVETIPFSQFLNYIEQKEFTNVVIKTQDNVMTLVIGTLKDGRQVQAKTLPYSSVLEDTLRQSGTTYDVQQTNSTFVNLLWNIVPWIIMIGLWWFLMQRMLGGASSSSNQAFSFGKSKAKLFLENKPQITFKDVAGADEVKEEVKEIIEFLKNPRKFTKYGAKIPKGVLLVGPPGCGKTLIAKAIAGEADVPFFSVSGSEFVEMFVGVGASRVRDLFDQARKYAPCIVFIDEIDAVGRYRGAGIGGGHDEREQTLNQLLVEMDGFDPHTGIIVIAATNRPDILDPALLRPGRFDRRIVVGLPDTKEREEILKLHARGKPISEDVNLTAIAQQTAGFTGADLENLLNEAALIAVRKGQEKITQKEIEEAIDKIIAGPEKKSLVLSEEEKKIVCFHETGHAIVTTALPSGDVVHRISVVSRGLALGYNVQLPEKDKYLQKKSELINKIAALLGGRASEEIFIGEVSTGAANDLERATDIARKMVRAYGMSEKLGPLTFGKQEELIFLGKELGEQRNYSEKTADLIDAEVKRFVELAYEKAKKVLEANKELIFEIVDVLKQKETLQGDELKNYLSRVKKEEELNLESV; encoded by the coding sequence ATGGCACCAAAAAATAACAATAATCTTAAAAATTTAATGATAAGAGAAGTAATTGGATGGATACTTTTAATAATTGTATTATTTTTCGCTTCTAAGTTTCTATTTGGAAATAGTAATACTACTGTTGAGACAATTCCGTTTTCACAATTTTTAAACTACATAGAACAAAAAGAATTTACTAACGTTGTTATAAAAACACAGGATAATGTAATGACCTTAGTGATAGGCACTCTAAAAGATGGAAGACAAGTTCAGGCAAAAACTCTACCTTATTCTTCAGTTCTTGAGGATACACTAAGGCAATCAGGTACGACTTATGATGTTCAGCAGACAAACTCAACATTCGTAAACCTTCTGTGGAATATAGTTCCATGGATTATAATGATAGGACTTTGGTGGTTCTTAATGCAAAGAATGTTAGGTGGAGCATCATCCTCTTCAAATCAAGCTTTCAGTTTTGGGAAAAGTAAGGCAAAGTTATTCCTTGAAAACAAGCCACAAATAACATTTAAAGATGTTGCAGGAGCAGATGAAGTTAAAGAAGAGGTTAAAGAAATCATTGAGTTTTTGAAAAATCCACGTAAGTTTACAAAATATGGTGCAAAAATTCCAAAAGGTGTTTTGTTGGTTGGACCTCCAGGGTGTGGTAAAACACTTATAGCAAAGGCGATAGCAGGCGAAGCAGATGTACCGTTTTTCTCTGTTTCTGGATCAGAATTTGTTGAGATGTTTGTGGGAGTAGGAGCCTCACGTGTTAGGGACCTATTTGACCAAGCAAGAAAATATGCTCCGTGTATAGTTTTTATTGATGAAATTGATGCTGTTGGTAGATACAGAGGCGCAGGAATTGGTGGTGGACATGATGAGAGAGAACAAACTTTAAACCAACTTCTTGTAGAAATGGATGGATTTGATCCCCACACTGGTATCATTGTCATTGCAGCAACCAATAGACCGGACATTCTTGACCCAGCACTTTTAAGGCCGGGAAGATTTGATAGAAGAATTGTTGTTGGATTGCCAGATACAAAAGAGAGAGAAGAAATTCTTAAATTGCATGCAAGAGGAAAACCTATTTCAGAGGATGTAAATCTTACAGCCATTGCACAGCAAACAGCAGGTTTTACAGGGGCAGACCTTGAAAATCTTTTGAATGAAGCAGCACTAATTGCTGTAAGAAAAGGGCAAGAAAAGATAACACAAAAAGAAATAGAAGAAGCAATTGACAAAATAATTGCAGGACCCGAAAAAAAGTCACTCGTCCTTTCAGAGGAAGAAAAAAAGATCGTCTGCTTCCACGAAACAGGGCACGCTATAGTAACAACTGCACTACCTTCAGGAGATGTGGTTCATAGAATTTCTGTTGTTTCAAGAGGCCTTGCGTTAGGCTATAATGTTCAACTACCAGAAAAAGATAAGTACTTACAGAAAAAGAGCGAACTTATTAATAAAATTGCAGCACTTTTAGGTGGACGGGCTTCAGAAGAAATATTTATAGGAGAGGTCTCAACAGGCGCAGCAAATGATCTTGAGAGAGCAACTGATATCGCTCGCAAAATGGTAAGAGCATACGGAATGTCAGAAAAGTTGGGACCTCTTACATTTGGAAAACAAGAAGAACTTATTTTCTTAGGTAAAGAATTAGGAGAACAAAGGAATTATAGTGAAAAGACTGCAGATCTAATTGATGCTGAAGTTAAGCGTTTTGTTGAACTTGCTTATGAAAAAGCAAAAAAAGTATTAGAAGCAAATAAAGAATTGATATTTGAAATAGTTGACGTCCTAAAGCAGAAAGAAACTCTTCAAGGTGATGAACTCAAAAACTACCTATCGAGAGTCAAAAAAGAAGAAGAACTTAATCTTGAAAGTGTATAA
- a CDS encoding cyclodeaminase/cyclohydrolase family protein — protein MFSDLPLEKFIEELSSSNPTPGGGAASSLVGAFGFALVSMVLSIYQKKNPESSLEPLIEQTKEKSDLLLRLSSKDAEVFERFIEAVQLPKDTEEQKEIRKQKMQKALIDSTLVPFEVINILYDGSKVLDQAKAFCPKSAISDLYTALSFFEAAFDGAKANVLINLKSVKDEKFVTDTKSRLLHIENEFKNYILKLKEEIQNNLTI, from the coding sequence ATGTTTTCTGATTTACCCTTAGAAAAATTTATTGAAGAATTATCATCTTCTAACCCTACGCCTGGTGGTGGGGCTGCATCATCTCTAGTTGGTGCATTTGGTTTTGCACTTGTTTCAATGGTGCTATCTATTTACCAAAAGAAAAATCCAGAATCTTCTTTGGAACCGCTTATTGAACAAACAAAAGAAAAGTCTGATCTTCTTCTTAGGCTATCTTCAAAAGATGCTGAGGTTTTTGAGCGGTTTATAGAAGCAGTGCAACTTCCAAAAGACACTGAGGAACAAAAAGAAATAAGAAAACAAAAAATGCAAAAAGCACTTATAGATTCCACTCTTGTCCCTTTTGAAGTTATAAATATTTTGTATGATGGAAGTAAAGTTTTAGACCAAGCAAAAGCATTTTGTCCGAAATCTGCAATTTCTGATCTGTATACAGCTTTAAGTTTTTTTGAAGCTGCATTTGATGGAGCAAAAGCAAATGTTTTAATAAATCTAAAGTCGGTGAAAGATGAAAAATTCGTTACGGATACAAAGTCAAGACTCTTACACATTGAAAATGAATTTAAAAATTACATTCTTAAATTAAAAGAAGAAATACAAAATAATTTAACAATATAA
- a CDS encoding ArsB/NhaD family transporter, translated as MNSQALTSVLIFVFVYALIIVDLLPRSIVTLGGAVVLFILGILKDTQVVSLINWEAMGLILGMFILVRVLVESGFFDVLGSYVIKISKGKPSIIFMSLAVTTGIMAAFMDSITVMLFMASLSMQVAKQLDMDPIPFVLSQIASSNLGGSATLMGNPPNVILGTGLGVTLAQYVIYLGPTVILLLILNAYLFYLTNRESFKKAKELNSLYISSIKPFENVKNPYMFYSGLFSFLLTIVLLIVHEKIGITVGHVGIIGATIALLLNGHRVSDIWEKIDWEVIVFFATLFIIIGALEVTGVIQVLAGMIISFAKGSALITKNVLLWVSSILSGFVDNVPFAASMVPLIKSITGKVPVSLMSMGLITTFGTDVGGNLTPIGASPNVVGLSILRNAGIEVSWKEYIKKVAPITLFEILIADVVFILLYH; from the coding sequence ATGAATAGTCAGGCGCTTACTTCAGTATTAATATTTGTTTTTGTCTATGCATTGATCATTGTTGACCTTTTGCCAAGGTCAATTGTAACCTTAGGTGGTGCTGTTGTTCTTTTTATCCTCGGGATTCTAAAGGATACTCAGGTTGTTTCCCTTATAAACTGGGAAGCTATGGGTCTTATTTTGGGAATGTTTATTCTTGTTCGTGTCCTTGTAGAGAGCGGATTTTTTGATGTATTGGGTTCTTACGTTATTAAAATTTCAAAAGGAAAACCATCTATCATCTTTATGAGTTTAGCAGTTACTACGGGAATTATGGCGGCATTCATGGATAGTATTACTGTTATGCTTTTTATGGCATCGCTAAGTATGCAGGTTGCAAAACAACTTGATATGGATCCTATACCTTTTGTTCTCTCTCAAATAGCTTCTTCAAATCTTGGCGGTAGTGCAACACTTATGGGTAATCCACCGAATGTTATTCTTGGAACAGGTTTAGGAGTAACACTTGCACAATATGTAATTTATTTAGGACCAACTGTAATTTTACTCCTTATTCTTAATGCATATCTTTTTTATCTTACGAACCGAGAAAGTTTTAAGAAGGCAAAAGAGCTTAATAGTTTATACATTTCATCGATAAAGCCCTTCGAAAATGTAAAGAATCCTTATATGTTTTATTCTGGGCTTTTTAGTTTCCTTTTAACAATAGTTCTCCTCATTGTCCACGAAAAAATCGGGATAACGGTTGGCCATGTTGGAATTATTGGTGCAACAATTGCTTTGCTTCTTAATGGTCATAGGGTTTCTGACATATGGGAAAAAATAGATTGGGAAGTAATAGTATTTTTTGCAACACTTTTCATAATAATTGGTGCACTTGAGGTAACCGGAGTTATTCAAGTCCTTGCTGGTATGATTATTTCCTTTGCTAAGGGCAGTGCATTGATTACTAAAAATGTACTTCTATGGGTATCGAGCATACTCTCAGGATTTGTAGATAACGTACCTTTTGCAGCATCAATGGTTCCTCTCATTAAGTCAATTACTGGAAAAGTTCCTGTAAGTCTTATGAGTATGGGATTAATTACAACCTTTGGAACTGATGTTGGCGGAAATTTAACCCCAATAGGTGCTTCGCCCAATGTGGTTGGACTTTCAATTTTAAGAAATGCAGGTATCGAAGTTAGTTGGAAAGAATATATAAAGAAAGTTGCTCCAATTACTTTGTTTGAAATTTTAATTGCAGATGTTGTCTTTATACTCTTATATCACTGA
- the tilS gene encoding tRNA lysidine(34) synthetase TilS, giving the protein MEEILEKVLKTIEKYKLIQKNEKVLLAVSGGIDSMTMLSIFHKIKDIIQVEIGVATFDHGIRSESKDEIKIVEEYSKKLQVPFFFGVGNALKVHLKTKRNLEDVAREQRLKFLREVKEANSFNKIALAHNKNDFVETFFMHLLKGSGLKGITSMLAIEEDLIRPLVGVTREEIENYAKNEGIPYIIDLSNYNLSYERNRLRYQILPLIKSSYPNFMDHVLNFSDIALNDENLLDKITAIELEGIKRQNNEYSINLFKPLSLSIKRRIIKELLGENANYERVNMIIEFIESNKKKFSIGKDIYVAKTGNSFYIEHGTPFTIERSYILKIPGITTIPEAEVKIISEILESKKEFDLNDKTSAVFDLNFLKFPISVRFRKEGDIIEIENGKKKLQDLFVDLKVRRDIRHKVPIVVDNDDKILWVCGVRRSTIAKIGKDTRKVLFLKIVPLTQNL; this is encoded by the coding sequence ATGGAAGAAATTTTAGAAAAAGTTTTAAAAACCATAGAAAAGTATAAATTAATTCAAAAAAATGAAAAAGTACTACTCGCTGTCTCTGGTGGTATAGACTCGATGACAATGCTTTCAATTTTCCATAAAATAAAGGATATAATCCAGGTCGAAATAGGAGTTGCAACTTTTGACCATGGAATAAGAAGTGAAAGCAAAGACGAGATAAAGATTGTCGAAGAATATTCTAAAAAGTTGCAGGTTCCTTTCTTTTTCGGCGTAGGAAACGCCTTAAAGGTTCATCTAAAAACAAAAAGGAATCTTGAGGATGTTGCAAGGGAACAGAGACTAAAGTTTTTAAGAGAGGTAAAAGAGGCTAATAGTTTCAATAAAATTGCACTTGCTCATAACAAAAACGATTTCGTTGAAACTTTTTTTATGCACCTCCTTAAAGGATCAGGATTAAAAGGTATTACAAGTATGTTGGCTATAGAGGAAGATTTGATTAGGCCATTAGTTGGAGTAACACGTGAGGAAATCGAAAACTATGCAAAGAATGAAGGAATTCCATATATTATAGACTTAAGTAATTACAACCTTTCCTACGAAAGAAACAGATTAAGATACCAGATTTTACCACTTATCAAATCTTCATACCCGAATTTTATGGATCATGTTCTAAATTTTTCTGATATTGCACTTAATGACGAAAATTTATTAGATAAAATTACCGCAATAGAACTTGAAGGAATTAAAAGACAAAACAACGAATATTCAATAAATCTTTTTAAACCACTTTCTCTTTCAATTAAGAGACGCATTATAAAAGAATTATTGGGGGAGAATGCAAATTATGAACGTGTAAATATGATTATAGAATTCATAGAAAGCAACAAAAAAAAGTTTAGCATAGGGAAAGATATATACGTTGCAAAAACAGGAAATTCATTTTATATTGAACATGGCACCCCATTTACCATTGAAAGGTCCTATATATTAAAAATTCCGGGAATTACTACAATACCTGAAGCAGAAGTAAAAATAATTTCGGAAATATTAGAGTCAAAAAAAGAATTCGATTTAAATGATAAGACTAGTGCCGTATTTGATCTTAATTTCCTTAAATTCCCAATTTCCGTTAGGTTCAGAAAAGAGGGTGATATAATCGAGATTGAAAACGGAAAGAAGAAACTGCAAGACTTATTTGTCGACTTAAAAGTTAGGAGAGACATTAGACACAAAGTACCCATTGTAGTAGATAATGATGATAAAATACTTTGGGTGTGCGGTGTAAGAAGAAGCACAATTGCAAAGATCGGAAAAGACACAAGAAAAGTTCTTTTTTTAAAGATAGTTCCATTAACTCAAAATTTGTGA
- a CDS encoding endonuclease III domain-containing protein has translation MYNTLYGYFGKQNWWPAETPFEVIVGAILTQQTSWKNVEKVILRLKEHGLLEPRTLYNLDIQELSNYIKESGFYRLKAQRLKNFLDFFKKYNFELLDLTHIEIENLRNELLNIKGVGKETADSIILYALEKPIFVVDNYTKRFAVRFGILENMSSYDEIRLLFEDALKSENEKETLIRFKEMHALIVELGKNFCKKEPNCSACPLGNLCLKKGVENEYSKNS, from the coding sequence GTGTATAATACACTTTACGGTTATTTTGGAAAGCAAAATTGGTGGCCTGCAGAAACTCCTTTTGAAGTAATTGTAGGTGCAATTTTGACACAACAAACCTCATGGAAAAACGTCGAAAAAGTTATTTTGAGACTAAAAGAGCATGGGTTGCTTGAGCCCCGTACTCTTTATAATTTAGATATTCAAGAACTTTCAAATTACATAAAAGAGTCTGGCTTCTACAGACTGAAAGCACAAAGATTAAAAAATTTTCTGGATTTTTTTAAAAAATATAACTTTGAGCTGCTGGATCTAACACATATTGAAATAGAAAACCTTAGAAACGAATTATTAAATATTAAAGGTGTTGGGAAGGAAACAGCAGACTCAATAATTCTTTATGCGCTGGAGAAACCCATCTTTGTAGTTGATAATTACACCAAACGATTTGCAGTGCGTTTTGGCATTTTAGAAAATATGTCGAGCTACGACGAAATCAGATTATTGTTTGAGGATGCACTAAAAAGCGAAAATGAAAAAGAAACACTTATAAGATTTAAAGAAATGCATGCTTTAATTGTAGAATTAGGTAAAAACTTCTGTAAGAAGGAACCAAACTGCAGTGCTTGCCCTTTAGGAAACTTATGTTTAAAGAAGGGAGTAGAAAATGAGTACAGTAAGAATAGTTGA
- a CDS encoding DUF362 domain-containing protein, which translates to MSTVRIVEEVQYNKESLRKKLIEVLDWVNFDEIKDKNILVFFDFPTPDNLVIYELKNFLKEKGVAKVEFGTSILTHKQRELISNLLENGITVHDFRNEPYEEFAVDLKSKKNEHYFGYKMLSPAQYQAEKAFENSDIFKVRTLKKVYIPEAIANSDYIIPIIKIKDSPVGKIGGFINSLLYIVPTNIRSEILLKNLSMKFADSLLDVYGVIKKSVLFGLVDAVNGDLTHTEEDNFGLLLSSNDLLALDSVISVLVGFRSSDIESNKLGSVYDLGHGLLKEIVIDGADFLKLRKELTKKLKFSKFFGKKVTPSILEQTKELDTISLFCPTGAIIKEDSQYKIDKSKCINCNFCVELSPEIFGS; encoded by the coding sequence ATGAGTACAGTAAGAATAGTTGAAGAAGTTCAATATAATAAAGAATCGTTGAGAAAAAAACTAATCGAAGTATTGGATTGGGTAAATTTTGACGAAATAAAAGACAAAAATATTTTAGTTTTTTTTGACTTTCCGACACCTGATAATTTAGTAATTTATGAATTAAAAAATTTTCTAAAAGAAAAGGGCGTTGCGAAAGTTGAATTTGGCACTTCAATTTTGACACACAAACAAAGGGAGTTGATATCGAACTTATTAGAGAACGGAATTACTGTACATGATTTTCGGAACGAACCTTATGAAGAATTTGCCGTTGATTTAAAAAGTAAAAAAAATGAACACTATTTTGGATATAAGATGCTATCGCCTGCCCAATATCAAGCAGAAAAAGCTTTTGAAAATTCAGACATTTTCAAAGTAAGGACATTAAAAAAAGTTTATATACCGGAGGCAATTGCAAACAGTGACTATATAATACCAATCATTAAGATAAAAGATTCTCCCGTAGGCAAGATTGGCGGATTTATAAACTCACTTCTTTACATTGTTCCTACGAATATACGCTCAGAAATACTTTTAAAAAATCTTTCAATGAAATTTGCTGACTCCTTATTAGACGTCTATGGTGTAATTAAGAAGTCTGTACTTTTTGGGTTAGTTGACGCGGTAAATGGAGATTTAACTCACACAGAAGAAGACAATTTTGGTTTATTATTATCATCCAACGACTTATTGGCATTGGACTCGGTAATTTCTGTTCTTGTAGGCTTCCGCTCCTCAGATATCGAATCAAATAAATTAGGCTCAGTCTACGATTTAGGCCATGGTCTTTTAAAAGAAATTGTAATTGATGGTGCAGATTTTCTAAAGCTCAGAAAAGAGCTAACCAAAAAACTGAAGTTTAGCAAATTCTTCGGCAAGAAAGTAACACCTTCAATTTTAGAACAAACCAAGGAACTTGATACTATAAGTTTATTCTGTCCAACTGGTGCAATCATAAAAGAAGACTCTCAATATAAAATAGATAAATCTAAGTGTATCAACTGTAATTTCTGCGTTGAGCTATCGCCTGAAATTTTTGGTTCATAA